In one Pseudomonas sp. 31-12 genomic region, the following are encoded:
- a CDS encoding rhodanese-like domain-containing protein yields MVANLIQFATNHYLLVGIFVVLLALLIAYQMQGGGRSLSTGELTGLVNKDAGVVIDIRPVKDFAAGHIVGAVNIPHDKLTARVGELEKHKAKTIILVDAMGQTAGTHARELMKSGFTAAKLSGGISSWKGDNLPLVK; encoded by the coding sequence ATGGTTGCTAACCTGATTCAATTCGCCACTAACCACTATCTGCTCGTCGGTATCTTCGTCGTACTGCTGGCGTTGCTGATCGCTTATCAGATGCAAGGCGGCGGCCGCAGCCTGAGCACCGGTGAACTGACCGGGCTGGTCAACAAGGACGCGGGCGTTGTGATCGACATTCGTCCGGTCAAGGATTTCGCCGCCGGTCACATTGTTGGCGCGGTGAACATTCCTCACGACAAACTGACCGCTCGCGTCGGCGAACTGGAAAAGCACAAGGCCAAGACCATCATCCTGGTCGATGCCATGGGCCAGACTGCCGGCACCCATGCCCGCGAGCTGATGAAGTCCGGCTTCACCGCCGCCAAGCTCTCCGGCGGTATTTCCAGCTGGAAAGGCGACAACCTGCCGCTGGTGAAGTGA
- the grxC gene encoding glutaredoxin 3 has protein sequence MSNVVVYSSDYCPYCSRAKYLLENKGVAFEEIKVDGKPQVRAAMAQKAGRTSVPQIWIGERHIGGCDDLFALERAGKLDAMLKA, from the coding sequence ATGAGCAACGTCGTCGTCTATTCCAGCGATTACTGCCCTTACTGTTCGCGAGCCAAATACCTGCTCGAGAACAAAGGCGTGGCCTTCGAAGAGATCAAGGTCGATGGCAAGCCGCAGGTGCGCGCCGCCATGGCCCAGAAGGCCGGACGTACGTCCGTGCCGCAGATCTGGATCGGCGAGCGCCACATTGGTGGCTGTGATGATTTGTTTGCCCTTGAGCGCGCCGGCAAGCTCGACGCCATGCTCAAGGCCTGA
- the secB gene encoding protein-export chaperone SecB codes for MTDQQNTAASEEETAPQFSLQRIYVRDLSFEAPKSPAIFRQQWEPSVGLDLNTRQKALEGDFHEVVLTLSVTVKNGDEVAFIAEVQQAGIFLIKNLDDASMSHTLGAFCPNILFPYARETLDSLVTRGSFPALMLAPVNFDALYAQELQRMQAAGETPTVQ; via the coding sequence ATGACTGACCAACAGAACACTGCAGCTAGCGAAGAAGAAACCGCACCGCAATTCTCCTTGCAGCGCATCTACGTACGTGACTTGTCGTTCGAAGCCCCGAAAAGCCCGGCGATCTTCCGCCAGCAGTGGGAACCGAGCGTCGGTCTGGATCTGAATACCCGTCAAAAGGCCCTGGAAGGCGACTTCCACGAAGTCGTGCTGACCCTGTCCGTGACCGTGAAAAACGGTGACGAAGTGGCGTTCATCGCTGAAGTGCAACAGGCCGGCATCTTCCTGATCAAGAACCTGGACGACGCTTCGATGAGCCACACCCTCGGCGCGTTCTGCCCGAACATCCTGTTCCCGTACGCTCGCGAAACCCTGGACAGCCTGGTGACCCGCGGTTCGTTCCCGGCCCTGATGCTGGCTCCGGTGAACTTCGACGCGCTGTACGCACAAGAGCTGCAACGCATGCAAGCGGCTGGCGAGACTCCTACCGTTCAGTAA
- a CDS encoding tRNA (cytidine(34)-2'-O)-methyltransferase — protein MFHVILFQPEIPPNTGNVIRLCANSGCHLHLIEPLGFEMDDKRLRRAGLDYHEYATLQRHADLASCLESLGHPRLFAFTTKGSRPFHDASFAEGDAFLFGPESRGLPAEVLDALPGEQRLRLPMREGCRSLNLSNTVAVAVYEGWRQLGFK, from the coding sequence ATGTTTCACGTCATCCTTTTCCAACCAGAAATTCCGCCGAATACCGGCAACGTTATCAGGCTGTGCGCCAACAGTGGCTGCCACCTGCATTTGATCGAACCGCTGGGCTTCGAGATGGACGACAAGCGCCTGCGCCGGGCCGGCCTCGACTACCACGAGTATGCCACCCTGCAACGCCACGCGGACCTCGCCAGTTGCCTGGAAAGCCTCGGTCATCCACGGCTGTTCGCCTTCACAACCAAAGGCTCACGGCCGTTCCACGATGCCAGTTTTGCCGAGGGCGACGCGTTCCTGTTCGGCCCGGAAAGCCGTGGTTTGCCGGCCGAAGTGCTCGATGCACTGCCCGGCGAACAACGCCTGCGCTTGCCGATGCGTGAAGGCTGCCGCAGCCTGAACCTATCGAACACCGTGGCGGTCGCCGTCTACGAAGGCTGGCGCCAGCTCGGGTTCAAGTAA
- the ntrC gene encoding nitrogen regulation protein NR(I) yields the protein MSRSETVWIVDDDRSIRWVLEKALQQEGMTTQSFDSADGVMSRLARQQPDVIISDIRMPGASGLDLLARIREQHPRLPVIIMTAHSDLDSAVASYQGGAFEYLPKPFDVDEAVSLVKRANQHAQEQQGLEVPVALTRTPEIIGEAPAMQEVFRAIGRLSHSNITVLINGESGTGKELVAHALHRHSPRAASPFIALNMAAIPKDLMESELFGHEKGAFTGAANLRRGRFEQADGGTLFLDEIGDMPADTQTRLLRVLADGEFYRVGGHTPVKVDVRIIAATHQNLETLVHAGKFREDLFHRLNVIRIHIPRLSDRREDIPTLAKHFLSRAAQELAVEPKLLKSETEEYLKNLPWGGNVRQLENTCRWITVMASGREVHISDLPPELLSLPQDSAPVTNWEQALRQWADQALARGQSSLLDSAVPAFERIMIETALKHTAGRRRDAAVLLGWGRNTLTRKIKELGMKVDGGDDDEGEEG from the coding sequence ATGAGCCGTAGTGAAACCGTGTGGATCGTCGATGACGACCGTTCTATCCGTTGGGTCCTGGAAAAAGCCTTGCAGCAAGAAGGCATGACCACGCAAAGCTTCGATAGCGCCGATGGCGTGATGAGCCGCCTGGCGCGCCAGCAGCCGGATGTGATCATCTCCGACATCCGCATGCCGGGTGCCAGTGGCCTGGACCTTCTGGCGCGGATTCGCGAGCAACACCCACGGTTGCCAGTGATCATCATGACTGCGCACTCCGATCTGGACAGCGCTGTCGCGTCCTATCAGGGCGGCGCGTTTGAGTACCTGCCAAAACCGTTCGACGTCGACGAAGCAGTGTCGCTGGTCAAGCGTGCGAACCAGCATGCTCAGGAACAACAAGGCCTGGAAGTCCCGGTCGCCCTGACCCGCACCCCGGAAATCATCGGCGAAGCGCCAGCGATGCAGGAAGTGTTTCGCGCCATCGGGCGCTTGAGCCACTCCAACATCACCGTGCTGATCAACGGCGAATCCGGTACCGGTAAAGAATTGGTAGCCCACGCCCTGCACCGTCACAGTCCACGGGCGGCGTCGCCGTTCATCGCGCTGAACATGGCGGCGATCCCGAAAGACCTGATGGAATCCGAGTTGTTCGGCCATGAGAAAGGTGCATTCACCGGCGCGGCCAACCTGCGTCGCGGGCGCTTTGAGCAGGCGGACGGTGGCACGCTGTTCCTCGACGAAATCGGCGACATGCCGGCGGACACCCAGACGCGTTTGCTGCGCGTACTGGCCGACGGCGAGTTCTACCGCGTCGGCGGTCATACGCCGGTGAAGGTCGATGTACGGATCATCGCCGCGACTCACCAGAACCTGGAAACCCTGGTGCATGCCGGGAAATTCCGTGAGGACTTGTTCCACCGCCTCAACGTGATCCGCATCCACATCCCACGGCTGTCGGACCGTCGCGAAGACATCCCGACCCTGGCCAAGCACTTCCTCAGCCGCGCTGCGCAAGAACTGGCGGTGGAGCCGAAGCTGCTGAAAAGCGAAACCGAGGAATACCTGAAGAACCTGCCGTGGGGCGGCAACGTGCGTCAGCTGGAGAACACCTGCCGCTGGATCACGGTGATGGCTTCGGGTCGCGAAGTGCACATCAGCGACCTGCCGCCGGAGCTGTTGAGCCTGCCGCAGGATTCGGCGCCGGTGACCAACTGGGAGCAGGCGCTGCGTCAGTGGGCTGACCAGGCGTTGGCTCGCGGCCAGTCGAGCCTGCTCGACAGCGCCGTGCCGGCGTTCGAACGGATCATGATCGAGACCGCACTCAAACACACCGCCGGACGGCGTCGGGATGCTGCGGTTTTGCTGGGTTGGGGGCGTAATACCCTGACGCGCAAGATCAAGGAATTGGGGATGAAGGTTGATGGTGGGGATGATGATGAGGGGGAAGAGGGTTAA
- the glnL gene encoding nitrogen regulation protein NR(II), which produces MTISDALHRLLLDNLTTATILLDAELRLEYMNPAAEMLLAISGQRSHGQFISELFTESTEALNSLRQAVEQAHPFTKREAMLTALTGQTLTVDYAVTPILANGATMLLLEVHPRDRLLRITKEEAQLSKQETSKMLVRGLAHEIKNPLGGIRGAAQLLARELPEESLRDYTNVIIEEADRLRNLVDRMLGSNKLPSLAMCNIHEVLERVCHLVEAESQGCITLVRDYDPSIPDVLIDREQMIQAVLNIVRNAMQAISSQNELRLGRISLRTRAMRQFTIGHVRHRLVTKIEIIDNGPGIPADLQETIFFPMVSGRPDGTGLGLAITQNIISQHQGLIECDSHPGHTTFSIFLPLEQGATST; this is translated from the coding sequence ATGACCATCAGTGACGCACTGCATCGTCTGCTTCTCGACAACCTGACCACCGCCACCATCCTGCTCGACGCCGAACTGCGCCTCGAGTACATGAACCCGGCGGCGGAGATGCTCCTGGCCATCAGCGGTCAGCGCAGCCATGGGCAGTTCATCAGCGAGTTGTTCACCGAATCCACCGAAGCGCTGAATTCCTTGCGCCAGGCAGTCGAGCAGGCGCACCCGTTCACCAAGCGCGAAGCCATGCTCACCGCCCTCACCGGCCAGACGCTGACCGTCGACTACGCGGTGACACCAATCCTGGCCAACGGCGCCACAATGCTGCTGCTGGAAGTCCATCCTCGCGACCGCTTGCTGCGGATCACCAAGGAAGAGGCGCAACTGTCGAAGCAAGAGACCAGCAAGATGCTGGTGCGCGGCCTCGCTCACGAAATCAAGAATCCGCTGGGCGGGATTCGCGGCGCCGCACAATTGCTTGCCCGCGAACTGCCGGAAGAAAGCTTGCGCGACTACACCAACGTGATCATTGAAGAAGCCGACCGTCTGCGAAACCTCGTCGACCGCATGCTCGGCTCTAACAAACTGCCGTCGCTGGCGATGTGCAACATCCATGAAGTGCTCGAACGCGTCTGTCATCTGGTGGAGGCCGAAAGTCAGGGCTGCATCACTTTGGTGCGCGACTACGATCCAAGCATCCCGGACGTGTTGATCGACCGCGAACAAATGATTCAGGCCGTACTGAACATCGTGCGCAACGCGATGCAGGCCATCAGCAGCCAGAACGAGCTGCGTCTGGGCCGCATCAGTTTGCGCACCCGCGCCATGCGCCAGTTCACCATCGGCCACGTGCGCCATCGCCTGGTGACCAAGATCGAAATCATCGACAACGGTCCCGGCATTCCCGCAGACCTGCAGGAAACCATCTTCTTCCCCATGGTCAGCGGTCGTCCGGACGGTACCGGACTGGGCCTGGCCATTACCCAGAACATCATCAGCCAGCACCAGGGCCTGATCGAATGTGACAGCCATCCAGGCCACACCACCTTCTCGATCTTTCTGCCACTGGAACAAGGAGCCACATCGACATGA
- a CDS encoding DUF4124 domain-containing protein: MRVWLLIACLIALPVTAEVFTYVDAHGNRVYTDRPGSGNAKRVPLATSNRMSANPTGASPVVAAKKNEELPLFHYDMLRVLVPEPDATVRSNAGELIVSVTNEPGLQRGHRYRLLLDGQPTAEPGLSPVFALSNIDRGSHNLSVEILDEQGRTVERTANQPFQMLRISLAQKRKVKPCTLTDYGQRPECPLKDKPEEEKNPFLRFF; the protein is encoded by the coding sequence ATGAGGGTGTGGCTGCTGATCGCCTGCCTGATCGCACTGCCGGTTACAGCCGAGGTCTTCACCTACGTCGACGCTCACGGCAACCGGGTCTACACCGACCGACCAGGCTCAGGCAACGCCAAGCGCGTGCCGCTGGCGACGAGCAATCGCATGTCTGCCAACCCGACTGGCGCGAGCCCCGTGGTTGCTGCAAAAAAGAATGAAGAATTGCCGCTGTTCCACTACGACATGCTCCGCGTGCTGGTCCCGGAACCCGACGCTACGGTCCGTAGCAATGCCGGGGAACTGATCGTCAGTGTCACCAATGAACCCGGCCTGCAACGGGGCCATCGCTACCGATTGCTGCTCGACGGCCAACCCACCGCCGAGCCCGGCCTCAGCCCGGTGTTTGCCCTGAGCAACATCGACCGCGGCAGCCACAACCTGTCCGTGGAAATCCTCGACGAACAAGGCCGCACGGTCGAACGAACAGCCAATCAACCCTTCCAGATGCTGCGCATCTCCCTCGCACAGAAACGCAAGGTCAAGCCCTGCACCCTCACCGACTACGGTCAACGGCCGGAATGTCCGCTTAAAGACAAACCCGAAGAAGAAAAAAATCCCTTCCTGCGTTTCTTCTAA
- a CDS encoding DUF4124 domain-containing protein gives MGRGFLLMLLLIALPAAAQIYKYTDASGNTAYSNQPPDGVKAQPVELPPLNSVERQAPPAPAAEASNREQLHSAYEVLELTGLPTDEALRANNGTFTVSVMIKPRLQAPHLFRLLLDDQPYGQSSNVPILQLVNIDRGEHSLAVQVIDGENIVQQSPTVTFTVQRVHKP, from the coding sequence ATGGGTCGTGGTTTTTTACTGATGTTGCTGCTGATCGCCCTGCCCGCCGCAGCGCAGATCTATAAGTACACCGACGCCTCCGGCAACACCGCCTACAGTAATCAACCGCCCGACGGCGTCAAGGCGCAGCCCGTCGAGCTGCCTCCGCTCAACAGCGTTGAGCGCCAGGCACCTCCTGCGCCCGCTGCCGAAGCCAGCAACCGCGAACAACTGCACAGCGCCTACGAGGTGCTGGAGTTGACCGGTCTGCCGACCGACGAAGCCCTGCGCGCCAACAATGGTACGTTCACGGTCAGCGTCATGATCAAACCACGCCTTCAAGCGCCGCACCTGTTCAGGTTGCTGCTGGACGATCAACCCTACGGGCAATCGAGCAACGTGCCGATCCTGCAACTGGTGAACATCGACCGTGGAGAACACAGCCTGGCGGTGCAGGTGATAGACGGCGAGAACATCGTCCAGCAAAGCCCGACGGTGACGTTCACCGTGCAGCGAGTGCATAAACCATGA
- the glnA gene encoding glutamate--ammonia ligase has product MSKSVQLIKDHDVKWIDLRFTDTKGTQHHVTMPARDALDEAFFEEGKMFDGSSIAGWKGIEASDMILMPDDSTAVLDPFTEEPTLILVCDVIEPSTMQGYDRDPRAIAKRAEEYLKSTGIGDTVFVGPEPEFFIFDEVKFKSDISGSMFKIYSEQGSWMSDQDVEGGNKGHRPGVKGGYFPVPPFDHDHEIRTSMCNAMEEMGLVIEVHHHEVATAGQNEIGVKFNTLVAKADEVQTLKYCVHNVADAYGRTATFMPKPLYGDNGSGMHVHLSIAKDGKNTFAGEGYAGLSDTALYFIGGIIKHGKALNGFTNPSTNSYKRLVPGFEAPVMLAYSARNRSASIRIPYVSSPRARRIEARFPDPAANPYLGFAALLMAGLDGIQNKIHPGDAADKNLYDLPPEEAKEIPQVCGSLKEALEELDKGRAFLTKGGVFSDDFIDAYIALKSEEEIKVRTFVHPLEYELYYSC; this is encoded by the coding sequence ATGTCGAAGTCGGTTCAACTCATCAAAGATCATGACGTCAAGTGGATTGATCTGCGCTTCACGGACACCAAAGGCACTCAGCACCACGTGACCATGCCGGCTCGCGACGCGCTGGATGAAGCTTTCTTCGAAGAAGGCAAAATGTTCGACGGTTCCTCCATCGCTGGCTGGAAAGGCATCGAAGCTTCCGACATGATCCTGATGCCGGACGATTCCACCGCTGTCCTCGACCCGTTCACCGAAGAGCCAACCCTGATCCTGGTCTGCGACGTGATCGAGCCTTCGACCATGCAAGGCTACGACCGTGACCCACGTGCGATCGCCAAGCGTGCCGAGGAATACCTGAAGTCGACCGGTATCGGTGACACCGTATTCGTTGGCCCGGAGCCAGAGTTCTTCATCTTCGACGAAGTGAAGTTCAAGTCCGACATCTCCGGCTCGATGTTCAAGATCTACTCCGAACAAGGTTCGTGGATGTCCGACCAGGACGTGGAAGGCGGTAACAAAGGCCACCGTCCAGGCGTCAAAGGCGGCTACTTCCCGGTTCCGCCGTTCGACCACGACCACGAAATCCGTACCTCCATGTGCAACGCCATGGAAGAAATGGGCCTGGTCATCGAAGTTCACCACCACGAAGTGGCCACTGCCGGCCAGAACGAAATCGGTGTGAAGTTCAACACCCTGGTGGCCAAGGCTGACGAAGTTCAGACCCTGAAGTACTGCGTACACAACGTTGCTGATGCATACGGCCGCACCGCGACCTTCATGCCTAAGCCGCTGTACGGCGATAACGGTTCGGGTATGCACGTTCACCTGTCCATCGCCAAAGATGGCAAGAACACCTTCGCTGGCGAAGGTTATGCCGGCCTGTCCGACACCGCCCTGTACTTCATCGGCGGCATCATCAAGCACGGTAAGGCCTTGAACGGCTTCACCAACCCGTCGACCAACTCCTACAAGCGTCTGGTCCCAGGTTTCGAAGCTCCAGTGATGCTGGCCTACTCGGCGCGCAACCGTTCCGCTTCGATCCGTATTCCTTACGTGTCCAGCCCTCGCGCTCGCCGTATCGAAGCCCGCTTCCCGGATCCGGCAGCCAACCCGTACCTGGGCTTCGCTGCCCTGTTGATGGCTGGCCTGGACGGCATCCAGAACAAGATCCACCCAGGCGACGCCGCTGACAAAAACCTGTACGACCTGCCGCCTGAAGAGGCGAAAGAGATCCCACAAGTTTGCGGCAGCCTGAAAGAAGCCCTGGAAGAGCTGGACAAAGGTCGTGCGTTCCTGACCAAAGGCGGCGTGTTCTCCGATGACTTCATCGACGCTTACATCGCTCTGAAAAGCGAAGAAGAAATCAAGGTTCGCACCTTCGTACACCCACTGGAATATGAGCTGTACTACAGCTGCTGA
- the thiI gene encoding tRNA uracil 4-sulfurtransferase ThiI has translation MKLIVKVFPEITIKSRPVRMRFIRQLAKNIRTVLRDLDPAVVVNGVWDNLELETRVSEPKALKEMTERLSCMPGIAHFLQVDEYPLGDFDDIVAKCKQHFGEALAGKIFSVRCKRAGKHEFSSMDVEKYVGSQLRRQCGAAGISLKEPEIEVRIEIRDKRLFVIHSQHNSIGGYPLGALEQTLVLMSGGFDSTVASYQIMRRGLMSHFCFFNLGGRAHELGVMEVAHFIWKKYGSSQRVLFVSVPFEEVLGEILGKVDNSHMGVVLKRMMLRAASRIADRLDIEALVTGEAISQVSSQTLPNLSVIDCVTDKLVLRPLIASHKQDIIDLANEIGTADFAKHMPEYCGVISVNPKTHAKRPRVEYEEQQFDMAVLERALENAKLVPIDRVIDELGQDLQIEEVSEALAGQIVIDIRHPDAAEDDPLGLDGIEVQTMPFYALNARFKELDPTRQYLLYCDKGVMSRLHAHHLLSEGHANVRVYRPS, from the coding sequence ATGAAATTAATCGTAAAAGTCTTCCCCGAGATCACCATCAAGAGCCGCCCGGTACGGATGCGTTTCATCCGCCAGTTGGCCAAAAATATCCGTACCGTGCTCCGCGACCTGGACCCGGCTGTGGTGGTGAACGGTGTGTGGGACAATCTCGAGCTGGAAACCCGCGTCAGCGAGCCCAAGGCCCTGAAGGAGATGACGGAGCGCCTGAGCTGCATGCCGGGCATCGCGCATTTCCTGCAAGTCGATGAATACCCGCTGGGTGACTTCGACGACATCGTCGCCAAGTGCAAGCAGCACTTCGGTGAGGCGTTGGCCGGGAAGATCTTTTCGGTGCGCTGCAAGCGTGCCGGCAAGCATGAATTCAGTTCGATGGACGTCGAGAAATACGTCGGCAGCCAACTGCGTCGTCAGTGCGGCGCTGCCGGAATCTCGCTGAAAGAGCCGGAAATCGAAGTTCGCATCGAAATTCGCGACAAACGGTTGTTCGTGATCCATAGCCAGCACAACAGCATCGGTGGATATCCGCTGGGTGCCCTGGAACAGACGCTTGTGCTGATGTCCGGCGGCTTCGATTCGACCGTTGCCTCTTACCAGATCATGCGCCGTGGCCTGATGAGCCATTTCTGCTTCTTTAATCTGGGCGGAAGGGCCCATGAACTGGGCGTCATGGAAGTCGCGCACTTCATCTGGAAGAAGTACGGCAGCTCCCAACGCGTGTTATTTGTGAGTGTGCCATTCGAGGAAGTACTGGGAGAAATTCTCGGGAAAGTCGATAACAGTCATATGGGTGTAGTTTTGAAGCGTATGATGTTGCGCGCTGCTTCCCGTATTGCCGATCGGCTGGACATCGAAGCGCTGGTTACTGGCGAGGCGATTTCCCAGGTGTCGAGCCAGACACTGCCGAACCTGTCCGTGATCGACTGCGTGACCGACAAGCTGGTCTTGCGTCCGCTGATCGCCAGTCACAAGCAGGACATCATCGACCTGGCCAACGAAATCGGCACTGCCGACTTCGCCAAGCACATGCCGGAATACTGCGGGGTCATCTCGGTGAACCCCAAGACCCACGCCAAGCGTCCGCGCGTGGAATACGAAGAACAACAGTTCGACATGGCAGTCCTTGAGCGTGCGCTCGAGAACGCCAAACTGGTGCCGATCGATCGTGTGATCGACGAATTGGGCCAGGACTTGCAGATCGAAGAAGTCAGCGAAGCGCTGGCTGGTCAGATCGTCATCGACATCCGTCATCCGGATGCCGCTGAAGACGACCCGCTGGGCCTCGATGGCATTGAGGTACAAACGATGCCGTTTTATGCATTGAACGCTCGTTTCAAGGAACTGGACCCTACTCGCCAGTACCTGCTGTATTGCGACAAAGGCGTGATGAGTCGCCTGCATGCCCACCATTTGCTCAGTGAGGGGCATGCCAATGTGCGCGTTTATCGACCGAGCTAA
- the typA gene encoding translational GTPase TypA, giving the protein MIENLRNIAIIAHVDHGKTTLVDKLLRQSGTLERNELNDERVMDSNDQEKERGITILAKNTAINWNGYHINIVDTPGHADFGGEVERVMSMVDSVLLLVDAQDGPMPQTRFVTKKAFEAGLRPIVVINKVDRPGARPDWVLDQIFDLFDNLGATEEQLDFKVVYASALNGIAGLEHTDMAEDMTPLYQSIVDNVPAPKVDREGPFQMQISALDYNSFLGVIGVGRIARGRIKPNTPVVAIDADGKKRTGRILKLMGHHGLHRIDVEEAAAGDIVCISGFDQLFISDTLCDPLNVEAMKPLTVDEPTVSMTFQVNDSPFCGKEGKFVTSRNIKERLDKELLYNVALRVEEGDTADKFKVSGRGELHLSVLIETMRREGFEMGVGRPEVIIRMVDGVKHEPYENVTIDLPEESQGSIMEQIGIRKGDLTNMVPDGKGRVRLEYNIPARGLIGFRNEFLTLTSGAGILTSIFDRYDVMKSGDMSGRQNGVLVSVATGKALTYSLETLQARGKLFLGHGEDVYEGQIVGINSRDNDLGVNPTKGKKLDNMRASGKDETIALVPPIRFTLEQALEFVQEDELCEVTPKSIRLRKKILGESERTRAAKKSGN; this is encoded by the coding sequence GTGATCGAAAATCTACGCAACATCGCCATCATTGCTCACGTTGACCATGGTAAAACCACCCTGGTAGACAAACTCTTGCGTCAATCCGGCACCCTGGAGCGCAACGAGCTCAACGACGAGCGCGTGATGGACTCCAACGACCAGGAGAAAGAGCGCGGTATTACCATTCTGGCGAAAAACACCGCCATCAACTGGAACGGCTACCACATCAACATCGTGGACACCCCGGGCCACGCCGACTTCGGCGGCGAAGTTGAACGCGTAATGTCGATGGTTGACTCCGTTCTGCTGCTGGTTGACGCTCAAGACGGCCCTATGCCGCAAACCCGTTTCGTGACCAAGAAGGCTTTCGAAGCCGGCCTGCGTCCAATCGTGGTCATCAACAAGGTTGACCGTCCAGGCGCGCGTCCGGACTGGGTTCTGGACCAGATCTTCGACCTGTTCGACAACCTCGGTGCTACCGAAGAACAGCTGGACTTCAAAGTCGTCTACGCCTCGGCCCTGAACGGCATTGCCGGTCTGGAACACACCGACATGGCTGAAGACATGACCCCGCTGTACCAGTCGATCGTCGACAACGTACCTGCGCCGAAAGTCGACCGTGAAGGTCCGTTCCAGATGCAGATCTCCGCTCTGGACTACAACAGCTTCCTGGGTGTTATCGGCGTTGGCCGTATCGCTCGTGGCCGCATCAAGCCGAACACTCCGGTTGTCGCTATCGACGCCGATGGCAAGAAGCGTACCGGTCGTATCCTGAAGCTGATGGGTCACCACGGTCTGCACCGTATCGACGTTGAAGAAGCAGCTGCCGGCGACATCGTCTGCATCAGCGGCTTCGACCAGCTGTTCATCTCCGACACTCTGTGCGACCCACTGAACGTCGAAGCGATGAAGCCGCTGACCGTTGACGAACCAACTGTTTCCATGACCTTCCAGGTAAACGACTCGCCTTTCTGCGGTAAAGAAGGCAAGTTCGTGACGTCCCGTAACATCAAGGAACGTCTGGACAAAGAACTGCTCTACAACGTTGCCCTGCGCGTTGAAGAAGGCGACACCGCCGACAAGTTCAAAGTCTCCGGCCGTGGTGAGCTGCACCTCTCGGTACTGATCGAAACCATGCGTCGCGAAGGCTTCGAAATGGGTGTTGGTCGTCCGGAAGTGATCATCCGTATGGTTGACGGCGTGAAGCACGAACCGTACGAAAACGTGACCATCGACCTGCCAGAAGAATCGCAAGGTTCGATCATGGAACAGATCGGTATCCGTAAGGGCGACCTGACCAACATGGTTCCGGATGGCAAGGGCCGTGTGCGCCTTGAGTACAACATCCCGGCTCGTGGCTTGATCGGTTTCCGTAACGAGTTCCTGACCCTGACCTCCGGTGCAGGCATCCTGACCTCGATCTTCGACCGTTACGACGTGATGAAGTCCGGCGACATGTCCGGCCGTCAGAACGGCGTGCTGGTTTCGGTAGCGACCGGTAAGGCTCTGACTTACTCGCTGGAAACCCTGCAAGCTCGCGGCAAACTGTTCCTGGGTCACGGTGAAGACGTGTACGAAGGTCAAATCGTCGGCATCAACAGCCGCGACAACGACCTGGGCGTCAACCCAACCAAAGGCAAGAAGCTCGACAACATGCGTGCCTCGGGTAAAGACGAAACCATCGCTCTGGTTCCGCCTATCCGTTTCACCCTGGAACAAGCTCTGGAATTCGTTCAAGAAGACGAATTGTGCGAAGTCACTCCTAAGTCCATCCGTCTTCGCAAGAAGATCCTGGGCGAAAGCGAGCGTACCCGCGCTGCCAAGAAGTCCGGTAACTAA